The following are encoded together in the Desulfatiglans anilini DSM 4660 genome:
- a CDS encoding VWA domain-containing protein, which produces MEDIREKARKKMLPFATVLVIDSSGSISQEKMERLKGAALSFIREGYLKRDKIGLITFRNHRAEQLMPICSRAYSKQAERYIEGLPSGGGTPLASGLIEALHLLVNEKRKCKGVIPIIMLLSDGKANIPTSNKRPVFDEIKLILKKLSWEKVFLIFVDTDLDDDMGVSNTSYATIRNLLKREAWLSLSIYNYEG; this is translated from the coding sequence ATGGAAGACATAAGGGAAAAAGCAAGAAAGAAGATGCTTCCTTTTGCGACTGTTTTAGTTATTGATTCAAGTGGATCGATTAGTCAAGAGAAAATGGAGCGATTAAAAGGTGCTGCTCTATCTTTTATTAGGGAAGGCTACCTTAAGCGCGATAAGATCGGCTTAATAACTTTTAGAAACCATCGAGCAGAGCAATTAATGCCAATTTGTTCAAGAGCATATTCAAAACAGGCGGAAAGATACATAGAGGGTCTGCCTTCTGGTGGTGGTACGCCTTTGGCTTCTGGTTTAATCGAAGCTCTTCACCTTTTAGTAAATGAAAAAAGGAAGTGTAAAGGAGTAATTCCCATCATCATGTTATTGTCTGATGGTAAAGCAAATATTCCGACCAGCAATAAAAGACCTGTTTTTGATGAAATAAAATTAATTCTTAAAAAACTATCATGGGAAAAGGTTTTTCTGATTTTTGTCGATACTGATTTGGATGATGATATGGGTGTATCTAATACAAGTTATGCGACAATACGCAATCTATTAAAACGCGAAGCATGGCTGTCACTTTCAATATACAATTACGAAGGGTAG